A genomic region of Plasmodium cynomolgi strain B DNA, chromosome 5, whole genome shotgun sequence contains the following coding sequences:
- a CDS encoding hypothetical protein (putative): MGDSENWDKREANQSVRGGGEVNSGSDERVTRDELATRNEIATRDGLATRDGLATRDGLATRDGLATRDESSAGDAKKKTASQFSILEQLSMLNKKRKRLSREKDGWEVISNISKYSSDHNKETEKKKILICLGNNNFGQLGFQENVKIGIVDFSTVLISKRYPASERSRRGGLQTGGDETIGCETIGCETVGGETVGGETVGGETIGGADGGCEDGGSETIVEKARGGEAKGTPERRKRYNDLAREIKRRNNNSSFYNSQWNNTLSKNEIYNDILTRLPNDFNISTIKKIKNDEHVGKNMRKGNVHDLIGKRLTTSGSGRKHRSITREEVNNKNVQNGKRIVKEEQHGQLLLHRKKDSIGSRRTDIDSRRTGSARVNLSRGTNYLTRNRYEEGAMEKKKKRFFSENEKDKDKDYQRRIHQYSDFFKTSVDVVGGSGGISVLGGVRQSSQAEIQRKADMLKQGEMCNNVEMRNLVEMRNQAEMRNQVDTSNSPNSNRHLAYGANQQGEDYLDFNPEIINCGKYHSGVVSKNGFVCLWGLNCYGQLGVNPNKSVYTCYRKTKLDMLKRTLEDEDNEKKERIKKERKSPEKRTIFSPMKTEKTVLCPYIHKLVPLKHFGHKHKVKDISLGSFHTLLLTYDGFVFTFGCNKKAQLGLPNGYHRKVSHTSRPFLLPLVVVERGMQNSCPRYGRTNTFFFSSKKTYANIAHPIISITCGAYNSAVIDANRKLWIWGWNKFGQIDNSYAVEKVKKKERGEGAQVCKTCSGGRIHMGMMSLKRISEMVQKGGEHIKRKLTSKERLHALDEDGHRDKHGKYKKSNKFVNIPRNVKIKNKSVLQVSLGSEYYRNITSVTKITCLSNLYISSITSSSTHTAFVAPITYIDEKSVESQGGPTSGTPTGGGKVGDKFRYNILVKNESSHLLKYYSEQVITRGGDNVFYVKYADLIRLISRPSQAGESHIAGQGTHPRENVYLINNSLHVSNVNCKQTSIPICLHKNKLINEVLLRNKKHNFLNISRRKKYSDQISYNNKLLNLKKLHGKIKKSVTNCSLLYNDIDQQRFSLILDAPGANRSSLAAYKLNSLNCGTSSSRNRKSITYVQSSSDRASSNSNNIFHFNLGQRRDTAARGSGGKGTSSEDRFSGDRDGSNRDGINRDGSNRDGSNRDGINRDGSNRDGSNHEESNREDSNREDSNREDSNNVSSNQVSSNCAGGNRGDPCERDSFHTTPQHSQSSRQTYSSMAPANLSRHADTDAVRDPGTDSNGSEVRNQEGAPGGENKEEKAGTPLLCKEQKDNLFSSSNEGDLKGEHNSKSGAHLGMSNKESHLCEEPWEYYPNDKKKQVSNAWGTPGEQLDHSKSTQNDGKSFSHKSSSRSSSCNNNLASGQEVEGGNNAVIGSSSIVRRTKKAEVCREHTDGKNNGKGGEQEGGKGGGKGGGKEIGKDLEKDAKKDVKKDLEKDVERESYPPAKERRKSSTCVNKKKLFRNMILQAIDNINENFLNQKNGKGRLLDCEQVKLKFKVFKKRRSCLWNYFTYHHTKRKYPLGVNLSENIVNITLLDVACGDYHSLILLEVDTLT, from the exons ATGGGCGATTCGGAAAATTGGGATAAGAGGGAGGCAAACCAAAGCGTCCGCGGGGGGGGCGAGGTGAATAGCGGCAGTGACGAGCGCGTCACTAGGGATGAGCTTGCAACTAGGAATGAGATAGCCACACGGGACGGTCTCGCAACACGGGACGGTCTCGCAACACGGGACGGTCTCGCAACACGGGACGGTCTCGCAACGCGGGACGAAAGCTCCGCGGGAGACGCCAAGAAGAAGACCGCGTCCCAATTCAGCATCCTGGAGCAGCTGTCCATGCTaaacaaaaagagaaaaaggttGTCCAGGGAGAAGGATGGGTGGGAGGTAATATCTAACATCTCAAAATATTCATCAGACCATAACaaagaaacggaaaaaaaaaagatactgATCTGTTTGGGTAATAACAATTTTGGCCAGCTAGGGTTCCAAGAAAACGTCAAAATTGGCATAGTGGATTTCTCCACGGTCCTAATTAGTAAGAGATACCCCGCGAGTGAGAGGAGTCGTCGGGGAGGCCTCCAAACAGGTGGAGATGAAACGATTGGCTGTGAAACGATTGGCTGTGAAACGGTTGGCGGTGAAACGGTTGGCGGTGAAACGGTTGGCGGTGAAACGATTGGTGGGGCAGATGGTGGATGCGAAGATGGTGGCAGCGAAACAATTGTGGAAAAAGCccgtgggggggaagcgaagGGGACCCCGGAAAGGCGCAAAAGGTACAACGACCTCGCCAGGGAAATCAAGCGGAGGAACAATAACTCCTCGTTTTACAACAGCCAATGGAATAACACCCTGAGCAAAAACGAAATATACAACGACATCCTGACGAGACTCCCGAACGACTTTAACATCTCCACTATTaagaaaatcaaaaatgatgagcaTGTTGGGAAGAACATGAGAAAAGGGAACGTGCATGACTTGATAGGAAAGAGACTCACGACGAGCGGCAGTGGAAGGAAGCACAGAAGCATCACTAGGGAGGAAGtgaacaataaaaatgtgcaaaatggcaaGCGTATCGTAAAGGAGGAACAACATGGGCAGTTACTCTTGCATAGGAAAAAGGACAGCATCGGCAGTAGGAGGACAGACATCGACAGTAGGAGGACGGGGAGCGCCCGAGTCAACCTCAGCAGAGGCACGAACTACCTCACGAGGAACAGATACGAGGAAGGGGcaatggaaaagaagaagaagaggttCTTTtctgaaaatgaaaaggacaAAGATAAGGACTACCAAAGGAGGATCCATCAGTATAgcgattttttcaaaacgagTGTAGATGTGGTGGGAGGGAGTGGCGGCATTTCTGTTCTGGGAGGAGTCCGCCAAAGCAGCCAAGCAGAGATCCAGCGAAAGGCGGACATGCTAAAACAAGGCGAGATGTGCAATAATGTGGAGATGCGAAATCTAGTGGAGATGCGAAACCAAGCGGAGATGCGAAACCAAGTGGACACGAGCAACAGCCCCAACAGCAACAGGCACTTGGCGTATGGAGCGAACCAGCAGGGGGAGGACTACCTGGACTTTAACCCAGAGATTATAAACTGCGGGAAGTACCACTCCGGGGTGGttagcaaaaatgggttcgTCTGCCTGTGGGGGCTGAACTGCTACGGACAACTCGGGGTGAATCCGAATAAGTCAGTCTACACGTGTTATCGAAAGACCAAATTGGACATGTTGAAAAGGACTCTCGAAGATGAAGAcaatgagaagaaggagagaataaaaaaggaaagaaaatcCCCCGAAAAGAGGACCATATTCTCCCCTATGAAGACAGAAAAAACGGTGCTATGTCCGTATATCCATAAATTAGTACCACTGAAACATTTCGGACATAAGCATAAAGTGAAAGACATAAGCTTAGGGTCATTCCACACGTTACTACTAACATATGACGGATTCGTTTTTACTTTCGGATGCAACAAAAAGGCACAGTTAGGGTTGCCGAATGGATACCATAGGAAAGTATCTCACACTAGCAGGCCGTTCCTGCTGCCATTGGTGGTTGTAGAACGAGGGATGCAGAACAGCTGCCCACGTTATGGACGAAcgaatacatttttcttctcatcaaAAAAGACCTATGCTAATATCGCACACCCAATTATTTCCATTACCTGTGGGGCATACAACAGTGCCGTTATCGATGCAAATAGGAAGCTGTGGATTTGGGGCTGGAACAAGTTTGGACAGATAGACAACTCTTATGCTGTtgagaaggtgaagaagaaggagaggggggaaggggcacAGGTGTGTAAGACGTGCAGTGGGGGGAGGATACACATGGGAATGATGAGCTTGAAAAGGATAAGCGAAATGGTACAGAAGGGGGGAGaacacataaaaagaaaactcaCATCCAAGGAGAGGTTACACGCGCTAGATGAAGACGGGCATAGGGACAAACAtgggaaatataaaaaaagcaacaaatttgtgaacatccccagaaatgtaaaaataaaaaataagagtgTCCTTCAAGTGAGTTTGG GTAGCGAGTACTACAGGAACATCACCAGCGTGACAAAGATAACCTGTTTGAGCAACTTGTACATCTCGAGCATTACCTCCTCCAGCACACACACGGCATTCGTTGCGCCCATTACCTACATCGATGAGAAAAGTGTGGAGTCGCAGGGGGGACCCACCAGTGGGACCCCTacaggagggggaaaagtgGGAGACAAGTTCAGGTACAACATTCttgtgaaaaatgaaagttCCCATTTGTTGAAATATTATTCTGAGCAGGTCATAACGAGAGGAGGAGACAACGTTTTTTACGTCAAATACGCAGACCTCATTCGCTTGATTAGTAGACCATCCCAAGCAGGGGAAAGTCACATTGCAGGTCAGGGCACCCATCCAAGGGAGAATGTCTACCTCATAAATAACTCCCTCCACGTCAGTAATGT TAACTGCAAGCAGACGAGCATCCCAATCTGCCTGCACAAGAACAAGCTAATAAATGAGGTCCTGCTACGCAATAAAAAacacaactttttaaatatatcaaggaggaagaagtactCGGATCAGATTAGCTACAACAACAAGCTGCTAAACTTGAAGAAGCTGCAtggaaagataaaaaaaagtgtcacTAACTGTAGTTTACTCTATAATGATATAGACCAGCAGAGGTTTTCCCTCATCCTGGATGCCCCTGGTGCTAATAGAAGCTCTCTAGCAGCGTACAAGCTGAATTCGCTGAACTGTGGCACATCCAGCAGCAGGAACAGAAAGTCCATCACGTATGTACAATCGTCGAGCGACCGGGCTAGTAGCAACAGCAACAACATTTTCCACTTCAACTTGGGGCAGAGGAGGGACACGGCTGCGCGGGGCAGTGGGGGCAAGGGCACCTCCTCGGAGGATCGCTTTTCCGGCGACCGGGATGGAAGCAACCGGGATGGCATCAACCGGGATGGCAGCAACCGGGATGGAAGCAACCGGGATGGCATCAACCGGGATGGCAGCAACCGGGATGGCAGCAATCACGAAGAGAGCAACCGCGAAGATAGCAACCGCGAAGATAGCAACCGCGAAGATAGCAACAACGTTAGCAGTAACCAAGTTAGCAGCAACTGCGCCGGTGGCAACCGAGGCGACCCCTGCGAACGGGACTCCTTCCACACAACGCCCCAACACTCGCAGAGCTCGCGACAGACTTACTCCTCCATGGCGCCAGCCAACCTGAGCAGACACGCAGACACAGACGCAGTCCGAGACCCAGGCACAGACTCAAACGGGTCGGAGGTACGCAACCAAGAGGGAGCCcctggaggggaaaataaagagGAGAAAGCAGGTACCCCTCTCTTATGCAAGGAACAGAAGGATAATTTGTTCAGTTCATCGAATGAGGGAGACCTGAAGGGGGAACATAATTCGAAAAGCGGAGCTCATTTAGGAATGTCAAATAAAGAATCACATCTGTGCGAAGAACCTTGGGAGTACTACCccaatgataaaaaaaaacaagtaagCAATGCGTGGGGCACACCGGGAGAGCAACTAGACCATTCGAaaagcacacaaaatgatGGAAAAAGTTTTTCACACAAAAGCAGCAGCAGAAGTAGTAGCTGCAATAACAACCTTGCGAGTGGCCAAGAAGTGGAAGGAGGTAACAACGCCGTGATAGGTTCTTCTTCCATCGtgagaaggacaaaaaaggcTGAGGTGTGCAGGGAGCACACGGATGGGAAGAATAACGGAAAGGGGGGCGAACAGGAAGGCGGAAAGGGAGGCGGAAAGGGAGGCGGAAAGGAAATCGGAAAGGACCTCGAAAAGGATGCCAAAAAGGATGTCAAAAAGGACCTCGAAAAGGACGTCGAAAGGGAGAGCTACCCCCCCGCGAAGGAAAGGCGCAAAAGCTCTACATgcgtaaataaaaaaaaactcttcaGAAATATGATACTTCAAGCTATCGAtaacataaatgaaaattttttaaatcaaaaaaatggaaagggcAGATTGCTTGATTGCGAACAagttaaattaaaatttaaagtttttaaaaaaaggaggtctTGCCTCTGGAATTATTTCACGTATCATCATACGAAGCGGAAGTATCCCTTGGGGGTTAACTTGTCTGAAAATATTGTCAACATAACGCTGCTCGATGTAGCATGTGGGGATTACCACTCACTGATTTTGCTGGAGGTGGATACGTTGACGTGA
- a CDS encoding hypothetical protein (putative), translated as MSKHKYVLDANSVIKCKDLLFSNYDCYITEGVIKEIKDEHSRKRLNNMMPLLTVAQAEERDVNFVKYFSKLTGDYDSLSEVDIDVIALTYMLHRMYGDVSELNAAPMETIYKYDQVEFDYPEKADPGMDDLKREDGVAGGCDMLDGSDSEAGGSINGSDAEGSGSIRESDAVAGRSLHESDSNAGESLHESDSDAGGSLHGSDSDAGGSINGSDSDAGGSAHGDGSPEARRRIRGCEVIKEEVVQVAEEDDEEGGQWININNYYTQNVDVNKKEKFTPKVACVTTDYAMQNVIYQMGLNVITLDGFKINSIKLWGHICTSCYTFIKKTSLVFCSKCGNNNLRKVNVVVDNNLKKLVVKIPQFRVNTKNTIYSIPKKKNSSKKKFQDKLEIFREDELLIGGRKQFLAHQKKLYESQKNKKDPFSGDNLHDNYANDWTYRTTLKNGKVAILTNPKIVVGGKKKHAHRRKKK; from the exons ATGAGCAAGCACAAATATGTTTTGGACGCGAACAGCGTCATTAAGTGTAAAGATTTATTGTTCTCAAACTACGACTGCTACATCACAGAAGGAgttataaaagaaataaaagatgaGCACTCGAGGAAGAGACTCAACAACATGATGCCGCTGCTAACTGTTGCGCAGGCGGAAGAGAGGGATGtgaattttgtaaaatatttttccaagttGACAGGGGATTACGACTCGCTGAGTGAGGTAGACATAGACGTCATTGCGCTGACTTATATGCTGCACCGTATGTATGGAGATGTGTCCGAGCTGAATGCCGCTCCCATGGAAACCATTTATAAGTACGACCAAGTTGAGTTTGATTAT CCGGAGAAGGCGGACCCAGGGATGGACGATTTGAAGCGGGAAGATGGCGTCGCGGGGGGGTGCGACATGCTAGACGGGAGTGATTCCGAAGCGGGTGGAAGTATAAACGGGAGTGACGCAGAAGGGAGTGGAAGTATACGCGAGAGTGATGCCGTCGCGGGTAGAAGCCTACACGAGAGCGATTCCAACGCTGGTGAAAGCCTACACGAGAGCGATTCCGACGCTGGTGGAAGCCTACACGGGAGCGATTCCGACGCGGGTGGAAGTATAAACGGGAGCGATTCCGACGCTGGTGGAAGCGCTCATGGAGACGGCTCACCCGAAGCACGGAGACGAATCCGCGGGTGTGAAGTAATCAAAGAGGAAGTCGTACAAGTGGCGGAGGAAGACGACGAAGAGGGCGGCCAATGGATAAACATAAACAATTACTACACACAAAATGTAGACGTAaacaagaaagaaaaatttacccCAAAAGTAGCATGCGTAACGACCGATTATGCCATgcaaaatgttatttatcAAATGGGGTTAAATGTAATAACTTTGGATggatttaaaataaattctataaaattatggggacatatatgcacatcaTGTTacacatttataaaaaaaacttcccTTGTTTTCTGCTCCAAATGTGGAAATAATAACTTGAGAAAAGTCAATGTCGTGGtagataataatttaaaaaagctaGTCGTGAAAATTCCCCAATTTAGGGTTAATACGAAAAATACCATTTATAGTattccgaaaaaaaaaaattcatcgaaaaaaaaatttcaagatAAGTTGGAAATATTTAGGGAAGATGAGTTGCTCATCGGGGGgagaaaacaatttttagcACATCAGAAAAAGCTTTACGAATctcagaaaaataaaaaggaccCCTTTAGTGGAGACAACCTGCATGACAACTATGCCAATGATTGGACCTACAGGACGACTTTGAAAAATGGCAAGGTGGCCATTTTGACCAACCCGAAAATTGTcgtgggggggaagaagaagcacgcccacaggaggaagaagaagtag
- a CDS encoding hypothetical protein (putative), with translation MHYLKAKRKKKKKQKSICFLKNIIPFACTKMSRVNFFALPLLCFLLHGLAALAKIAIENPPFVFSNSGEDKLKKSFLNVDTPWDNDDVLYKPPYSLYVTLENFPNPFIHPSLCNRNGLNYSYLCDPNKILSRGTADKLEEILSYQRRNSSHYCADRGEVPYVLGVALIERLPYGVSAETLSSQILEHWKLGNRNCNDGILLLFVKEDATFVLKWSKGD, from the exons ATGCACTATCTCAaagcgaaaagaaaaaaaaaaaaaaaacaaaaaag catttgttttttaaaaaatatcataccctttgcatgcacaaaaatgagtcGAGTTAACTTTTTTGCCCTGCCCCTCCTCTGCTTCTTGCTGCACGGATTAGCAGCCCTTGCCAAAATTGCTATAGAAaaccccccctttgtgttTAGCAACTCGGGCGAAG ACAAGCTGAAAAAAAGCTTTCTTAACGTCGATACCCCATGGGACAACGATGATGTGCTGTACAAGCCGCCATACTCACTTTATGTAACTCTGGAAAATTTCCCGAACCCCTTTATCCACCCCTCCCTGTGTAATCGAAATGGATTAAACTATTCCTACCTGTGCGACCCGAACAAAATCCTGTCTCGGGGCACGGCGGACAAGCTCGAAG AAATTTTGAGCTACCAAAGACGCAATTCAAGCCATTACTGCGCAGACAGAGGAGAAGTCCCTTACGT ATTAGGCGTAGCGCTGATTGAGCGCCTGCCTTATGGAGTGAGCGCCGAGACTTTATCTTCCCAAATACTGGAACATTGGAAATTGGGAAACCGAAATTGCAACGATGGAATTTTGCTCCTCTTTGTGAAGGAAGACGCGACTTTTGTGTTGAAGTGGAGCAAAGGTGATTAG